Proteins found in one Caldisericia bacterium genomic segment:
- a CDS encoding amino acid ABC transporter ATP-binding protein, with protein MKEVLRVEDLRKSYGKHEVLKGVSFSINENEIKVIIGPSGGGKSTLLYCINFLTKPDSGKIFLDNEEITKSKINLSKIREKIGFVFQHFNLFMHLSAIDNVIIGLTKVKGMKRDEAESIAENALNLVGIDKRLWKLFPAQLSGGQQQRVAIARAIAMNPKIILFDEPTSALDVELIGEVLKAIKNLAEKGMTMLLVTHELDFAKDIADEIMFLDEGKIIERGTPEEIIFDPKSERIKKFLGIIKKEERR; from the coding sequence GTGAAAGAAGTTTTAAGAGTAGAAGATTTAAGAAAAAGTTATGGAAAACATGAAGTATTAAAAGGAGTCTCATTTTCTATAAATGAAAATGAAATAAAAGTTATTATAGGACCAAGTGGTGGAGGAAAAAGCACTCTTCTTTATTGTATTAACTTTTTAACAAAGCCAGATTCTGGAAAAATATTTCTTGACAATGAAGAGATAACAAAGAGCAAAATTAACCTATCGAAAATAAGAGAAAAAATTGGGTTTGTCTTCCAGCACTTTAATCTATTTATGCATTTAAGCGCAATTGATAATGTAATCATAGGTTTAACTAAAGTTAAGGGTATGAAAAGAGATGAAGCAGAAAGTATAGCAGAAAATGCTTTAAATCTTGTAGGTATTGATAAAAGATTATGGAAACTTTTTCCTGCACAACTTTCAGGTGGACAACAACAAAGAGTTGCTATTGCAAGAGCAATAGCCATGAACCCAAAAATAATTTTATTTGATGAACCAACAAGTGCTCTTGATGTTGAATTAATTGGTGAAGTTTTAAAAGCAATAAAAAATTTAGCAGAAAAGGGGATGACAATGCTTCTTGTTACTCATGAACTTGATTTTGCAAAAGATATAGCAGATGAAATAATGTTTCTTGATGAAGGAAAAATAATAGAAAGAGGAACTCCAGAAGAAATAATTTTTGATCCTAAAAGTGAAAGAATTAAGAAATTTCTTGGAATAATAAAAAAAGAAGAAAGGAGATAG
- a CDS encoding amino acid ABC transporter permease → MEAYIIIFERFGNLILNGFYLTLYITFVSIIFGLILGLILAVLKLYGPKFLRILSTFYIEIIRGTPMVVQLFIIYFGLPSTGLIKFTPLTAAILGMGLNSAAYQAEYFRTAFLAIPTGQTDAALSIGMNRFKVIRYILLPQVIRIVIPAWTNELIALTQYSSLAMILTVMELTSVAKFIGSKTFYYIQSFTIIAFIYVAISIILTRFMLFFEKKLEIPGVSAAKGRTFSF, encoded by the coding sequence ATGGAAGCATATATTATAATTTTTGAAAGATTCGGAAATCTTATTTTAAATGGTTTCTACTTAACCCTTTACATAACTTTTGTTTCAATAATTTTTGGTCTAATTTTAGGTCTTATACTTGCAGTTTTAAAACTTTATGGTCCAAAATTTTTGAGGATTCTTTCAACTTTTTACATTGAAATTATAAGAGGAACACCAATGGTTGTTCAACTTTTTATTATCTATTTTGGATTGCCTTCAACTGGATTGATAAAATTTACACCACTTACTGCTGCAATTTTAGGAATGGGACTTAATAGTGCTGCTTATCAAGCAGAATATTTTAGAACAGCATTTTTAGCAATTCCAACAGGTCAAACTGATGCAGCATTAAGCATAGGTATGAATAGATTTAAAGTAATAAGGTATATTCTTTTGCCTCAAGTTATAAGAATTGTTATTCCAGCATGGACTAATGAACTCATAGCACTTACACAATATTCAAGTTTGGCAATGATTTTAACTGTCATGGAACTTACAAGTGTTGCAAAATTTATAGGAAGTAAAACTTTTTATTACATTCAATCATTTACAATTATTGCTTTTATTTATGTTGCTATTTCAATTATTTTAACAAGATTCATGTTATTTTTTGAAAAGAAGTTAGAAATTCCTGGCGTTTCAGCAGCAAAGGGTAGAACTTTTAGTTTTTAA
- the ftcD gene encoding glutamate formimidoyltransferase, producing the protein MAKIVESVPNISEGRRREVIDEIVKEVINRPNVKLLEVSSDESHNRTVVTIVGEVEDVIDALFYFTKKAIELIDLRFHKGEHPRIGAVDVIPLVPISGIDKKELNEYAKKLGERIWNELKVPIYFYADSATREERKKLPNIRKGEFEGLEEKMKDPNWYPDIGEPRPHITAGATVIGVREFLIAYNINLGTNNIEIAEKIAKSIRESSGGLMYVQAKGFYIEEKECAQVSMNILNFKKAPLYRIYEIVKMEAERYGTYIKESELIGLIPLKAVLDTFSFYLKLPELSLDKVIEYKIFSE; encoded by the coding sequence ATGGCGAAAATTGTTGAATCTGTTCCAAACATTAGTGAAGGAAGGAGAAGAGAAGTTATTGATGAAATTGTAAAAGAGGTTATAAATAGACCAAATGTAAAATTATTAGAAGTTTCATCTGATGAATCACATAATAGAACTGTTGTCACAATTGTAGGAGAGGTTGAAGATGTAATTGATGCACTTTTTTATTTTACAAAAAAGGCTATTGAACTTATTGATTTAAGATTTCATAAGGGAGAACACCCTAGAATTGGAGCGGTAGATGTAATACCACTTGTCCCAATTTCTGGAATTGATAAAAAAGAGTTAAACGAATATGCAAAAAAACTTGGTGAAAGAATATGGAATGAACTTAAAGTTCCTATTTACTTTTATGCAGATTCTGCAACACGTGAAGAGAGAAAAAAACTTCCAAATATAAGAAAAGGCGAGTTTGAAGGTTTAGAGGAGAAAATGAAAGATCCAAATTGGTATCCAGATATTGGAGAGCCAAGACCACATATAACTGCTGGTGCAACAGTAATTGGAGTCAGAGAATTTTTAATTGCATATAATATTAATCTTGGCACAAATAATATAGAAATTGCTGAAAAAATTGCAAAATCTATAAGAGAATCTTCTGGCGGTCTTATGTATGTTCAAGCAAAAGGTTTTTACATTGAAGAAAAAGAGTGCGCACAAGTCTCAATGAATATTTTAAATTTTAAGAAAGCACCACTTTATAGAATTTATGAAATTGTTAAAATGGAAGCAGAACGTTATGGAACATACATAAAAGAGAGTGAACTTATTGGTTTAATTCCTCTAAAGGCTGTACTTGATACCTTTTCTTTTTATTTAAAACTACCTGAACTTTCTTTAGACAAAGTTATTGAATACAAAATTTTTAGTGAATAG
- a CDS encoding patatin-like phospholipase family protein, with protein sequence MKKLGLFKRKLGLVLMGGGARGLAHIGVLEALIENGINFDLICGTSMGGIIGGLFAYGYTPNEIKNMAINFDYSKLLKIPKISLFKNLNNIFEIILLSTYERLFEKKDEEDKVEEILKDLTNDALIENLKTRFFCTAVDLLSGKEIIFDKGPLYKALRATMSYPFIFKPVSYNRMLLVDGGVLDNAPVIKAKEFGAKKVLVVDIHRGLKRESIKNLNSDFAILKRIYNVMSEKLVEINLNKADYILKIDIEKNMFDFTNAQEIISLGKERTINEIKKIKRALF encoded by the coding sequence ATGAAAAAATTAGGTCTCTTTAAAAGAAAATTAGGTTTAGTTTTAATGGGAGGAGGAGCAAGAGGTTTAGCACATATTGGAGTTTTAGAAGCATTAATTGAAAATGGAATAAATTTTGATTTAATCTGTGGAACTTCAATGGGAGGAATAATTGGTGGACTTTTTGCATATGGATATACTCCTAATGAAATAAAAAACATGGCTATAAATTTTGATTATTCAAAATTATTAAAAATACCAAAAATTTCACTTTTTAAAAATTTAAATAACATTTTTGAGATAATATTACTTTCGACTTACGAAAGACTTTTCGAAAAAAAGGATGAAGAAGACAAAGTTGAAGAAATTTTAAAAGATCTTACAAATGATGCTTTAATAGAAAATCTTAAAACTCGTTTTTTCTGCACAGCAGTTGATTTGCTTTCTGGAAAAGAAATTATTTTTGATAAAGGACCTCTTTATAAGGCACTTAGAGCAACTATGTCTTATCCATTTATTTTTAAGCCAGTAAGTTACAATAGAATGCTTCTTGTTGATGGAGGTGTTCTTGATAATGCTCCAGTTATTAAGGCAAAGGAGTTTGGTGCAAAAAAGGTTCTTGTTGTTGATATTCATAGAGGTTTAAAAAGAGAGAGTATAAAAAATTTAAATTCTGATTTTGCAATATTAAAAAGAATATACAATGTTATGTCTGAAAAACTTGTTGAAATAAATTTAAATAAAGCAGATTACATTTTAAAAATTGACATTGAAAAAAATATGTTTGATTTTACAAATGCTCAAGAAATTATCTCTTTAGGTAAAGAAAGAACCATAAATGAGATTAAAAAAATAAAAAGAGCCCTCTTTTAA
- a CDS encoding UPF0182 family protein: MGQLIVILLFLAFILYVLSKSKSKIKPQIVIIIFIPFIVLVLLNLLSGIFVDYFFFDSLNYKSVFLIRFFTNLVANSVIFLTTFIILYFITRFEYILTPFEPPERKREKVIFKIIHFILILISCVTFTAILNFNYNNLLLFLNKIPTQIKTEILNKDLSFYLFTLPFLNDLSNITIAILFFVLLFSFIFFLILSKLKYVLSIKLKEDDIKRKLLKIFSFIIFGIAFKTYLAIFNFMFSKRGAVYGIGYTDYYIRIPIYYVLIVVLVILGSLLFFYYSKIYYRKRKTLVVLISFLLITILFLYSILPSIYQRFVVNPNEFSKESTFLEYNIKYTRKAYGIENFNFVEISKVTNVTKEIIEKNQTVINSARIWDPRALKDTYKEIQGIRPYYKFNDVDIDRYIINGSLREVMVSARELDKDLLPSDSRSWVNLHLKFTHGYGVCLSAVDESTPEGLPILLIKDIPPKVEVEGIKITRPEIYFGELTNDYIFVNTSTEEFDYPKGNENVYTKYKAYGGVKIDNFLRKTIFAMYFKDINILLSKYLTQGSKILYFRNVIERVDKIAPFLLYGYDPYIVINDNGELYWIGDGFTISNNFPYSERLRYGDIPLNYIRNSVKFTVNAYTGDVNFYVVDELDPIINVYRKIYKDLFKPMSEMPDDLKKHLRYPDDLVEIQSYILRDYHMKDVQVFYNREDRWDKAKEKYIQNIQEIIPYFIFMNIDGNVEFVNILPMTPVGKSNLISLFVGRCDGENYGKVIVYQFSKETLIYGPQQIEARVDQDEEISKTLTLWNQQGSQVIRGNTLLLLIDNSILYIEPVYLQATQGKIPQLKKVICATLDRLTWGDTVLDALSELFKYEKGVEKETNLLELLKNLKEAFENYKKYSGEGNFELAGKELKKIDEILKVLEEIKP, translated from the coding sequence ATGGGACAATTAATAGTTATTTTATTATTTCTTGCTTTTATTCTTTATGTTTTATCCAAATCTAAATCAAAAATTAAACCACAAATTGTTATTATAATCTTTATTCCTTTTATTGTTCTTGTTCTCTTAAACCTTTTATCAGGTATTTTTGTAGATTATTTTTTCTTCGATAGTTTAAATTATAAAAGTGTCTTTTTAATCAGATTCTTTACCAATTTAGTGGCAAATAGCGTAATATTTTTGACTACATTTATAATTCTTTACTTTATTACAAGATTTGAATATATTCTTACTCCTTTTGAACCACCAGAAAGAAAAAGAGAAAAAGTTATATTTAAAATAATTCACTTTATTTTAATTCTTATTTCTTGCGTCACTTTTACAGCAATTCTTAATTTTAATTACAACAATCTTTTATTATTTTTAAATAAAATTCCAACTCAAATTAAAACCGAAATTTTAAATAAAGATTTATCATTTTATCTTTTTACTCTTCCCTTTTTAAATGATCTTTCAAATATTACTATTGCTATTTTATTTTTTGTTCTTTTATTCTCCTTTATTTTCTTTTTAATACTTTCAAAATTAAAATATGTTCTATCAATTAAATTAAAAGAAGATGATATAAAAAGAAAACTCTTAAAAATTTTCTCTTTTATAATTTTTGGAATTGCCTTTAAAACATATCTTGCAATATTTAATTTTATGTTCTCAAAAAGAGGAGCAGTATATGGAATTGGATATACAGATTACTATATAAGAATACCAATTTATTATGTTTTGATAGTTGTTTTAGTAATACTGGGATCTCTTTTGTTCTTCTATTACAGCAAAATATATTATAGAAAAAGAAAAACTCTTGTTGTTTTGATTTCCTTTTTATTAATAACAATTTTATTTTTATATTCTATATTACCATCAATTTATCAAAGATTTGTTGTTAATCCAAATGAGTTTTCGAAGGAGAGCACCTTCCTTGAATACAATATAAAATATACAAGAAAGGCATATGGAATAGAGAATTTCAATTTTGTAGAAATAAGCAAAGTGACAAATGTAACTAAAGAAATAATTGAAAAGAACCAAACAGTTATTAATAGTGCAAGGATTTGGGATCCAAGAGCGCTTAAAGATACATATAAAGAAATTCAAGGAATAAGACCATATTATAAGTTTAATGATGTTGATATTGATAGGTATATCATAAATGGATCATTAAGAGAAGTTATGGTTTCAGCAAGAGAACTTGATAAAGATCTTTTGCCCTCTGATTCAAGAAGTTGGGTTAATTTACATTTAAAATTTACACATGGTTATGGAGTATGCTTGAGTGCAGTTGATGAGAGTACGCCTGAAGGTTTGCCCATTCTTTTAATTAAAGATATACCACCAAAAGTTGAAGTCGAGGGAATTAAAATAACAAGACCTGAAATATATTTTGGAGAATTAACAAATGATTATATATTTGTTAATACATCAACTGAGGAGTTTGATTATCCAAAAGGAAATGAAAATGTTTATACAAAATATAAGGCTTATGGTGGAGTAAAAATTGATAATTTTTTAAGAAAGACAATTTTTGCAATGTATTTTAAAGATATAAATATACTTCTTTCAAAATATTTAACTCAAGGTTCAAAAATTCTTTACTTTAGAAATGTTATTGAAAGAGTTGATAAAATAGCCCCGTTTCTCCTTTATGGCTATGACCCATATATTGTTATAAATGATAATGGAGAACTGTATTGGATTGGAGATGGATTTACAATTTCCAATAATTTTCCATATTCTGAAAGATTAAGATATGGAGACATTCCGTTAAATTATATAAGAAATTCTGTAAAATTCACAGTAAATGCCTATACTGGAGATGTCAATTTTTATGTAGTAGATGAATTAGACCCAATAATTAATGTATATAGAAAAATTTATAAAGACCTTTTTAAACCAATGAGTGAAATGCCAGATGATCTTAAAAAACATTTAAGATATCCTGATGATCTTGTTGAAATTCAATCATATATTTTAAGAGATTATCATATGAAAGATGTTCAAGTTTTTTATAATAGAGAAGATAGATGGGATAAAGCAAAAGAAAAATATATTCAAAATATTCAAGAGATAATCCCTTATTTCATTTTTATGAATATAGATGGAAATGTTGAATTTGTTAATATTCTACCCATGACACCAGTTGGAAAAAGTAATTTAATTTCTCTTTTTGTTGGAAGGTGTGATGGTGAAAATTATGGAAAGGTGATAGTTTATCAATTTTCAAAAGAAACATTAATTTATGGACCTCAACAAATAGAAGCAAGAGTTGACCAGGATGAAGAAATTTCAAAAACATTAACACTTTGGAATCAACAAGGTTCTCAAGTAATTAGAGGAAACACTCTTCTTCTTTTAATTGATAATTCTATTTTATATATAGAACCAGTTTATCTTCAAGCAACCCAAGGGAAAATTCCCCAACTTAAAAAGGTAATATGCGCAACTTTAGATAGACTAACATGGGGTGATACTGTATTAGATGCATTATCTGAACTTTTTAAATATGAAAAAGGTGTTGAGAAGGAGACAAATTTATTAGAACTATTGAAAAATCTTAAAGAGGCATTTGAGAATTATAAAAAATATTCTGGCGAAGGTAATTTTGAGTTAGCGGGTAAAGAGTTGAAAAAAATTGATGAAATTTTGAAAGTTCTTGAAGAAATAAAACCTTAG
- a CDS encoding metallopeptidase family protein, whose product MIYNKYMELNEFFNLVEEIFNNLPQDIKLLLENIEITVEEKDKGYLLGFYRGVPYKERGPYYNFVLPDKIVLFKEEIENAANQENISIREKIKKVLLHEIGHYLGFNEEKLRDLGVY is encoded by the coding sequence TTGATATATAATAAATATATGGAACTTAATGAGTTTTTTAATTTAGTAGAGGAGATATTTAATAATTTGCCTCAGGATATAAAATTATTACTTGAGAATATAGAAATAACAGTTGAAGAAAAAGATAAAGGATATCTTTTAGGTTTTTATAGAGGAGTTCCATATAAAGAAAGAGGTCCATATTATAATTTTGTATTACCAGATAAGATTGTTCTTTTTAAAGAAGAGATTGAAAATGCTGCAAATCAAGAAAATATTTCAATTAGAGAGAAAATAAAAAAGGTTTTGTTACATGAAATAGGCCATTATTTAGGATTTAATGAAGAGAAATTAAGAGATTTGGGGGTATATTAG
- a CDS encoding DedA family protein: MFIFLIAFIPFPPKRNFIKILSQYIIKWMSEVFQFILKLIDKLGYLGLFFAMVLNGSFIPISSEIFIIPAGYLASKGDLNLFLVILSGSLGSLCGSLINYFIGYKIGRPFIENYGKIFRIKKEAVERGEEWFRHYGIYAVFFTKFIPTIRQYITILPGILKMNIINFIIFSLLGDIFVVSFMTFIGYFFGEYRHIVKQYLNEIYIAIISFILLILVSYIFYKLFKGRKEREKFI, encoded by the coding sequence ATGTTTATATTTCTTATTGCTTTCATTCCTTTTCCTCCAAAAAGAAATTTTATAAAAATTTTATCACAATATATAATTAAATGGATGAGTGAAGTTTTTCAATTTATTTTAAAATTAATAGATAAATTAGGTTATTTAGGACTATTTTTTGCAATGGTTTTAAATGGCTCATTTATACCTATTTCTTCAGAAATTTTTATAATACCAGCAGGATACCTTGCTTCTAAAGGTGATCTTAATCTTTTTCTCGTTATTTTATCTGGTTCACTTGGAAGTTTGTGTGGTTCTCTTATAAATTATTTTATTGGTTATAAAATTGGAAGACCTTTTATAGAAAATTATGGAAAAATTTTTAGAATAAAAAAAGAAGCAGTTGAAAGAGGGGAAGAATGGTTTAGGCATTATGGAATCTATGCAGTTTTTTTTACAAAATTTATACCAACAATAAGACAATATATAACAATTCTACCTGGAATATTAAAAATGAATATTATTAATTTTATCATTTTTTCTTTATTAGGAGATATCTTTGTTGTTTCATTTATGACCTTTATTGGATACTTTTTTGGTGAATATAGACATATTGTAAAACAATATTTAAATGAAATTTACATCGCCATTATCTCTTTTATTCTATTAATTTTAGTTTCTTACATTTTTTATAAACTATTTAAGGGAAGAAAAGAAAGAGAAAAGTTTATTTGA
- the ssnA gene encoding putative aminohydrolase SsnA, whose product MKAIRNINIFTGGESPKFIKNGSIIFNDKIVKILEKDDDLKKFDVEIIDGKGKLLIPGMIISHDHLYSSLARGIGLKDSSPRNFYEILDKLWWKLDLALDRESVYYSALIGLIDAIKNGVTSIIDHHASFGYIKNSLDEIENAQNQIKIRVSTCFEVSDRWGEEKAKESIEENLRFIEKHKKRANKFIVPTFGLHALFTLSEETLKMCSEIVKEYQIPIHVHLSEDRFDRDYNIKFFGLSPVERLYKENMLNDKTLLIHCVHIDEKDRNLIKERNSIVIHNPESNMNNAVGLPDIFSLLKRGVLVGLGTDGFTHDMFRETQVLYIAHKHDKKDSNIGFFESYKLLFENNPKIVSSIFDEKVGEIKEGFVSDFVILDYTPPTPLNENNFFGHFIFGMSSKFVTHVFVNGELIVKDREILGIDEEKIFEESRKITQRLWERFESI is encoded by the coding sequence ATGAAAGCAATAAGAAATATAAACATTTTTACGGGTGGAGAATCGCCAAAATTTATTAAGAATGGGTCGATTATTTTTAATGATAAGATTGTAAAAATATTGGAAAAAGACGATGATTTAAAAAAGTTTGATGTTGAAATAATAGATGGTAAAGGAAAATTATTGATTCCTGGTATGATAATTTCTCATGATCATCTTTATTCTTCTCTTGCAAGAGGAATTGGACTTAAAGATAGTTCACCTAGAAATTTTTATGAAATACTTGATAAATTATGGTGGAAACTTGATTTAGCCCTAGACAGAGAATCGGTTTATTATTCTGCATTAATTGGTCTTATTGATGCAATTAAGAATGGGGTTACATCAATAATAGATCATCACGCAAGTTTTGGATATATTAAAAATAGTTTAGACGAAATTGAAAATGCCCAAAACCAAATTAAAATAAGAGTTTCAACTTGCTTTGAAGTATCAGATAGATGGGGTGAGGAAAAAGCAAAAGAAAGTATCGAAGAAAATTTAAGATTTATTGAAAAACATAAAAAAAGAGCCAATAAATTTATTGTTCCAACCTTTGGGCTTCACGCTCTCTTTACACTAAGTGAGGAAACACTTAAAATGTGTAGTGAAATTGTTAAAGAATATCAAATACCAATTCATGTTCATCTTTCTGAAGATAGATTTGATAGAGATTATAATATAAAATTTTTTGGTCTCTCACCAGTTGAAAGATTATACAAAGAGAATATGTTAAATGATAAAACCCTTCTTATTCATTGTGTACATATTGATGAAAAGGATAGAAATTTAATTAAAGAGAGAAATTCAATTGTTATTCATAATCCTGAATCAAATATGAATAATGCTGTTGGTTTACCAGATATTTTTTCTTTACTAAAAAGGGGAGTTCTTGTTGGTCTTGGAACAGATGGATTCACGCATGATATGTTTAGAGAAACTCAAGTTTTATATATTGCTCATAAACATGATAAAAAAGATTCAAACATAGGATTTTTTGAATCTTATAAACTACTTTTCGAAAATAATCCAAAAATTGTATCTTCTATTTTTGATGAAAAAGTTGGTGAAATAAAAGAGGGTTTTGTAAGTGATTTTGTTATTTTAGATTACACCCCTCCAACACCATTAAATGAAAATAACTTTTTTGGCCATTTTATTTTTGGAATGTCAAGTAAGTTTGTAACTCATGTTTTTGTAAATGGAGAGTTAATAGTTAAAGACAGGGAGATTTTAGGTATTGATGAAGAAAAAATTTTTGAAGAGAGTAGAAAGATAACTCAAAGACTTTGGGAAAGGTTTGAATCTATCTAA
- a CDS encoding DUF401 family protein → MVILKIALSFAIIVFLIQKKVKPGLSLILGATLLGILYPFKPTLLIKSFYSAIILKDTIELIITLILIYLLSYLLQGKEILSKMIKNLNSLFPKRKVTIFLSSMLIGLLPMPGGALFSAPLVDSLTKDINTTNERKAYMNYWFRHVLEGAFPTYPGIILAAKFLNVSIRSALLAHIFIPFVLVFVGIFIGFKGISIPQNKSEDGNFKDFLKYFSPILLILILIFVFNLEVVYAILVSLTLSILFLKPSKIQFLDYIKKSINLDNILLPIGVYFFRNLLSLGIAKDVSNSLMLLAIPSILLIFFMPFLSAFLTGLTSMGVAISYPIILNLFYPKGALSFALMGLAYSGAVCGILFSPLHLCLIVTINYFKCELSKIYKNLTLSVSLSSFILILIYFLLFKLNI, encoded by the coding sequence ATGGTCATTTTAAAAATTGCTTTATCGTTCGCAATAATTGTTTTTCTTATACAAAAGAAGGTTAAACCAGGACTTTCACTTATATTAGGTGCAACTTTACTTGGTATATTATACCCTTTTAAACCAACTTTATTAATAAAAAGTTTTTATAGTGCAATAATATTAAAAGATACAATTGAATTAATAATAACTTTAATTTTAATTTATCTTCTCTCATATTTACTTCAAGGAAAAGAAATATTGTCAAAAATGATTAAAAATCTTAACTCACTATTTCCAAAAAGAAAAGTAACTATTTTTCTCTCATCTATGCTGATAGGTCTTTTGCCAATGCCAGGTGGTGCTCTTTTTTCTGCTCCTCTTGTAGATAGTTTAACAAAAGATATAAATACAACTAATGAAAGAAAAGCATATATGAACTATTGGTTTAGACATGTCCTTGAAGGTGCTTTTCCAACATATCCAGGTATAATTCTTGCTGCAAAATTTTTAAATGTATCAATTAGAAGCGCTCTTCTTGCTCATATTTTTATTCCATTTGTACTTGTTTTTGTTGGTATATTTATAGGATTTAAAGGAATTTCAATACCACAAAACAAAAGTGAAGACGGAAATTTTAAAGATTTTTTGAAATATTTTTCTCCAATTTTATTAATATTAATTCTTATTTTTGTTTTTAATCTTGAAGTAGTTTATGCTATTTTGGTTTCTCTTACTCTTTCAATTTTATTTTTAAAACCAAGTAAAATCCAGTTTTTAGATTATATAAAAAAATCAATTAATTTAGATAACATACTTTTACCAATAGGAGTATATTTTTTTAGAAATCTTTTATCATTAGGAATTGCAAAAGATGTTTCAAATTCATTAATGCTTCTTGCAATTCCATCAATTCTTTTAATATTTTTTATGCCATTCTTAAGTGCATTTCTTACAGGACTAACATCAATGGGAGTCGCAATTTCATATCCAATAATTCTAAATCTCTTTTACCCAAAAGGGGCTCTTTCTTTTGCATTAATGGGTCTTGCTTATAGTGGTGCAGTTTGTGGAATTCTTTTTTCTCCACTTCATCTCTGCTTAATAGTTACAATAAATTATTTCAAGTGTGAATTATCAAAAATATATAAAAATTTGACTCTTTCAGTATCTTTATCTTCTTTTATTTTAATATTAATTTATTTTCTTCTTTTTAAATTAAATATTTAG